In a single window of the Elaeis guineensis isolate ETL-2024a chromosome 8, EG11, whole genome shotgun sequence genome:
- the LOC140851189 gene encoding uncharacterized protein, translating into MSGRDEAPVIPRGMSLEQAQIMGLQWRQKEMMEQLDRLTQAFERLATLPPPPQRHGHPELYIKLQSLRQGGMCVEDYVKEFEMLRIRCDLRESQEQTIARFLRGLNKEIADTVELQSYVFLDDVIKLAVKVERQRKRGATSEYPNKKVTFIRELQEEIESEDEAILEEIEEDYVEFADEGELLVIHRNLNLQAKVDDEQRENIFHTRCTIHDKVTKQVVVPFFIGKSYKDEVICDVVPMKASHLLLGRPWQYDRRAIHDGFKNIYSFAKNGKNIVLAPLSPQQVQKDQLVIEKGKKENMFANKGEVKRVLTNHEIIFVLVAKQVLSEEVSLPPQMKEILEEFTDVFLKELPKGLPPIRGIEHQIDFIPGFALPNRPAYRCNPEEAKELQRQVADLLEKGYDHIVFLGYVVSQHGVKVDEEKVKAIKEWPVPTNKGGEFKWTEAAQRSFELIKEKLSSAPILALPDFSKTFEVECDASGVGIGAILMQEGHPIAYFSEKLNGASLSYSVYDKKFYALIRALETWQHYLLPKEFVIHIDHESLKHLKG; encoded by the exons ATGTCTGGAAGAGACGAGGCTCCTGTTATTCCTAGAGGCATGAGTCTAGAACAAGCTCAGATTATGGGGCTCCAGTGGCGTCAAAAAGAGATGATGGAGCAACTCGATCGCCTAACACAAGCATTTGAGAGGTTGGCAACACTTCCCCCACCACCACAGCGGCATGGCCATCCA GAACTGTACATCAAGTTACAAAGCTTGAGACAAGGGGGGATGTGTGTTGAGGATTATGTCAAAGAATTTGAGATGCTGAGAATAAGATGCGATTTGCGAGAATCTCAAGAACAGACCATTGCAAGGTTCTTAAGAGGCTTGAACAAGGAGATTGCTGATACGGTGGAGTTGCAATCTTATGTGTTTCTTGACGATGTGATCAAACTTGCTGTTAAGGTGGAGAGACAGCGCAAGCGTGGTGCAA CCTCTGAATATCCAAACAAGAAGGTGACGTTCATTCGGGAGTtacaagaagaaattgaaagtGAAGATGAGGCTATTTTGGAAGAGATAGAAGAAGATTATGTGGAGTTTGCAGATGAAGGAGAGCTGTTGGTTATTCACCGCAACCTAAACCTACAAGCCAAAGTGGATGATGAGCAGCGCGAAAACATCTTCCATACCAGGTGCACCATTCATGATAAG GTTACAAAGCAAGTTGTAGTACCTTTCTTTATTGGTAAGTCTTACAAAGATGAGGTTATTTGTGATGTGGTTCCTATGAAAGCCAGCCATCTTCTTTTGGGAAGGCCTTGGCAGTATGATCGGAGAGCTATTCATGATGGCTTCAAAAATATCTATTCATTTGCCAAGAACGGGAAGAACATAGTGTTGGCACCACTTAGCCCGCAACAGGTCCAGAAGGATCAGCTTGTGATCGAAAAGGGCAAGAAAGAGAACATGTTTGCCAACAAAGGAGAAGTGAAGCGAGTTTTGACTaaccatgaaattatttttgttcttgtagcCAAGCAGGTTCTAAGTGAAGAAGTCTCCCTTCCACCGCAAATGAAGGAGATTTTGGAGGAATTTACAGATGTATTTTTGAAAGAGTTACCAAAAGGATTGCCACCAATCAGAGGGATCGAGCATCAGATTGATTTCATTCCAGGGTTTGCCCTACCAAATAGACCAGCCTATAGATGCAATCCCGAGGAGGCCAAGGAGTTGCAGCGGCAAGTTGCGGATCTTTTGGAGAAAGGTTAT GATCACATAGTCTTTCTTGGCTATGTTGTGTCACAACATGGAGTGAAAGTTGATGAGGAAAAGGTGAAAGCGATCAAGGAGTGGCCTGTTCCTACTAAT aaaggaggagaattcaAATGGACTGAAGCAGCCCAAAGGAGCTTCGAGTTGATCAAGGAGAAGTTGAGTTCAGCACCCATTCTAGCTCTACCCGATTTTTCCAAGACTTTTGAGGTAGAATGTGATGCCTCCGGTGTGGGCATTGGAGCTATTCTGATGCAAGAAGGGCATCCCATAGCATATTTCAGTGAGAAGTTGAATGGTGCAAGCTTGAGCTACTCTGTCTATGACAAGAAGTTCTACGCTCTGATTCGGGCTTTGGAGACTTGGCAACATTATTTATTGCCAAAGGAGTTCGTCATCCATATTGATCATGAGTCTTTGAAGCACTTGAAAGGATAA